In the Shewanella sp. OMA3-2 genome, one interval contains:
- a CDS encoding MATE family efflux transporter: protein MPTTTDKPLSLFSLTWPLFIDFALHFLTAALNTFMISHVSYQGVAALSVGNMVFELAITLFSFVSIGASVVITQYLGAKNKTAARDVVYSAIGFNLGVGVVAALGVIAGASSILYLMNLPEHLLADGKLYLQIVGLCLIPEAMAMCIAGAMRAHGHTLQAMWVTLAMNIITFIGNLLLLYGWFGLPEMGVAGVAISTVTGRIIGVCIMLVLFVRYTGIRLHIPSIMQPKWTMLKKVFHIGLPAAGESLSWMLQFLVVTSFVGLMGDKALAAQSLYFQICMFILLFGLSIGIGNEIIIGHLVGAKAIKAVEKQMYRALKLGLIVTTSVAAFATIWGQDLVALFTDEIDVLQLVAPLFILTLFMEPGRTFNLVVINALRASGDAKFPFFVGVFSMWCIAVPGAYWLGIHLEYGLVGIWVALAVDEWVRGLAMLWRWRSGRWQSKSLVLDHD from the coding sequence ATGCCAACAACGACAGACAAACCCTTATCTCTATTTAGCTTAACCTGGCCATTATTTATTGATTTTGCGCTGCATTTTTTAACAGCAGCACTAAACACATTTATGATAAGCCATGTGTCTTATCAAGGCGTAGCCGCTTTGTCTGTGGGTAATATGGTATTTGAATTAGCCATTACCTTATTTAGTTTTGTCAGTATTGGTGCCAGCGTGGTGATAACCCAATATCTTGGTGCTAAAAACAAAACGGCTGCTCGTGATGTTGTTTACTCGGCAATCGGTTTTAATTTAGGTGTGGGAGTGGTTGCCGCGCTGGGCGTTATCGCAGGTGCCAGCTCTATTCTTTACTTAATGAATTTACCCGAGCATTTACTTGCAGACGGTAAGTTATATTTACAAATTGTTGGCTTATGTTTAATTCCTGAAGCTATGGCAATGTGTATTGCAGGAGCAATGCGTGCTCATGGTCATACCTTGCAAGCAATGTGGGTAACATTAGCGATGAATATTATTACATTTATCGGTAATTTGCTTTTACTCTATGGCTGGTTTGGCTTGCCAGAAATGGGTGTGGCAGGCGTGGCAATTAGCACTGTGACAGGGCGCATTATTGGCGTGTGTATTATGTTGGTTCTTTTTGTGCGTTATACCGGAATTCGCCTACATATCCCCTCGATTATGCAACCGAAATGGACAATGCTTAAAAAAGTGTTTCACATTGGTTTACCCGCAGCGGGAGAGAGTCTGTCATGGATGTTGCAATTTTTAGTGGTGACCTCATTTGTCGGCTTGATGGGCGATAAAGCATTAGCCGCACAGTCGTTATATTTTCAAATCTGTATGTTTATTTTGTTATTTGGTTTATCCATAGGTATTGGTAATGAAATCATTATAGGTCACTTAGTGGGGGCTAAAGCGATTAAAGCTGTCGAAAAACAAATGTATCGTGCATTGAAGTTAGGTTTAATTGTAACCACTTCAGTGGCTGCGTTCGCCACTATTTGGGGCCAAGATCTGGTGGCCTTGTTTACCGATGAAATAGATGTGCTGCAACTGGTGGCCCCGTTATTTATTCTTACCTTGTTTATGGAGCCAGGACGCACATTTAATTTAGTGGTGATTAATGCATTACGTGCCAGTGGTGATGCCAAATTTCCGTTTTTTGTGGGTGTTTTTTCTATGTGGTGTATTGCGGTTCCAGGGGCATATTGGCTTGGTATCCATTTAGAATATGGTTTGGTTGGTATATGGGTGGCTTTGGCAGTGGATGAATGGGTGCGAGGGTTAGCCATGTTATGGCGTTGGCGCAGCGGACGTTGGCAATCAAAAAGTCTAGTACTAGACCATGATTAG
- a CDS encoding DUF481 domain-containing protein — MRKLLLAAAITLAIPLTAQAGADFVEGDDTFGGEAELGATLTTGNTDTSSFKARLDLKHELGDWENQYLFEGLYKEDTGDVTAKRYFVGIQGDYQINDRSYIFANSNYEVDPFTGYDFTSTTSSGYGHRIIDTADTSLKAELGPGYIYQRLDEETALVEGYDSTDSVVAHAVLNYQTKISDSSKFQQRFVADWGEKLDARSETSLTANIVGALAMKFAVIVRYNSEPLEGKESTDTETNMTLLYAF, encoded by the coding sequence ATGAGAAAATTGCTTTTAGCTGCTGCAATAACATTAGCAATACCATTAACAGCTCAAGCTGGTGCTGATTTTGTTGAAGGCGATGACACATTTGGTGGGGAAGCTGAATTAGGTGCAACCTTAACTACAGGTAACACTGATACATCCTCTTTTAAGGCTCGTTTAGATTTGAAGCATGAGCTAGGTGATTGGGAAAACCAATACCTGTTTGAGGGACTTTATAAAGAAGATACCGGCGATGTCACTGCAAAACGTTACTTTGTTGGTATTCAAGGTGATTATCAAATTAACGATCGCAGCTATATTTTTGCTAATAGCAACTATGAGGTCGATCCTTTTACCGGTTATGATTTTACCTCAACAACCTCTTCAGGTTATGGTCATCGTATTATTGATACCGCAGACACATCTTTAAAAGCTGAACTTGGTCCTGGTTATATTTATCAACGTTTGGATGAAGAGACTGCTTTAGTTGAAGGCTATGACTCAACAGACAGTGTTGTGGCTCACGCCGTGTTAAATTATCAAACTAAGATCAGTGACTCATCAAAGTTTCAACAACGTTTTGTTGCCGACTGGGGTGAAAAGTTAGATGCACGCTCTGAAACATCATTAACTGCCAATATTGTCGGCGCATTGGCAATGAAATTTGCCGTTATTGTGCGTTATAATAGCGAGCCGCTAGAAGGTAAAGAAAGCACTGATACAGAAACTAATATGACCTTGTTATATGCGTTTTAA